From the Oncorhynchus nerka isolate Pitt River linkage group LG20, Oner_Uvic_2.0, whole genome shotgun sequence genome, one window contains:
- the LOC115102799 gene encoding coatomer subunit alpha-like, translating to MLTKFETKSARVKGLSFHPKRPWILASLHNGVIQLWDYRMCTLIDKFDEHDGPVRGIDFHKQQPLFVSGGDDYKIKVWNYKLRRCLFTLLGHLDYIRTTFFHHDYPWILSASDDQTIRIWNWQSRTCVCVLTGHNHYVMCAQFHPSEDLVVSASLDQTVRVWDISGLRKKNLSPSAVETEVRGISGVDLFGASDAVVKHVLEGHDRGVNWAAFHPSMPLIVSGADDRQVKIWRMNESKAWELDTCRGHYNNVSCAVFHPRQELILSNSEDKSIRVWDMSKRTGVQTFRRDHDRFWVLGAHPNLNLFAAGHDSGMLVFKLERERPAYAVYGNMLYYVKDRFLRQLDFSSSKDTAVMQLRSGSKFPVFSMSYNPAENAVLLCTRATNLENSTYDLYSIPKESDSQNPDAPEGKRSSGLTAVWVARNRFAVLDRMHSLLIKNLKNEIVKKVQVPSCEEIFYAGTGSLLLRDADGVTLFDVQQKRSLATVKIAKVKYVVWSADTSHVALLAKHAIMICNRKLESLCSIHENIRVKSGAWDESGVFIYTTSNHIKYALTSGDHGIIRTLDLPIYVTRVRGNSVYCLDRECRPRVLNIDPTEYRFKLALVNRKYEEVLHMVRNAKLVGQSIIAYLQKKGYPEVALHFVKDEKTRFSLALECGNIEVALEAAKALDERGCWERLGEAALLQGHHQVVEMCYQRTKNFDKLTFLYLITGNLAKLRKMMKIAEIRKDMSGHYQGALYLGDVSERVRILKNCGQKSLAYLTAATHGMDEEAEALKETFDPEKDTVPEVDPNAQLLQPPPPINPLDTNWPLLTVSKGFFEGAIAAKGKAGQMAADMDVDAPGGEGWGEDAELQLDEDGFMDAQDGLGEEGGATKEEGGGWEVEEDLDLPPELELPAGAGVGAEDGFFVPPTKGMSPTQLWCNNSQLPVDHVLAGSFETAMRLLHDQVGVVQFGPYKQLFMQTLSRGRTCYLGLPSLPCLRGNPQRNWKDCGAKQGLPAVGLRLSDLIARLQQCYQLTTAGRFEEAVERFRTILLSVPLLVVDNKQEIAEAQQLITICREYIVGLTMETERKKLPKDTLDQQKRLCEMAAYFTHCSLQPVHMVLVLRTALNLFFKLKNFKTAASFARRLLELGPKPEVAQQTRKILAACEKTLTDAHQLNYDPHNPFDLCAASYTPLYRGRPVEKCPLSGACYCPPYKGQVCRVTQVTEIGKDVIGLRVSPLQFR from the exons GTGTGGAACTACAAGCTGCGGCGTTGCCTCTTCACTCTTCTTGGACACCTGGACTACATCCGCACCACCTTCTTCCATCAT GACTATCCCTGGATTCTGAGTGCCTCAGATGACCAGACCATCCGCATCTGGAACTGGCAGTCCAGGACATGCGTGTG TGTCCTGACAGGGCATAATCACTATGTGATGTGTGCTCAGTTCCACCCATCTGAGGACCTGGTGGTGTCGGCTAGCCTGGACCAGACTGTGCGCGTGTGGGATATCTCTG GTCTGAGGAAGAAGAACCTCTCTCCCAGTGCCGTGGAGACTGAGGTGCGAGGCATCTCTGGCGTCGATTTGTTCGGCGCTTCCGATGCCGTCGTCAAACACGTGCTCGAG GGTCACGACCGTGGGGTCAACTGGGCCGCCTTCCATCCCAGCATGCCTCTCATCGTCTCAGGGGCTGACGACCGGCAGGTCAAGATCTGGAGGATGAACG AGTCCAAGGCATGGGAGCTGGACACCTGCAGGGGCCACTACAACAACGTGTCCTGTGCTGTCTTCCACCCCCGCCAGGAGCTCATCCTTTCCAACTCCGAGGACAAGAGCATCCGTGTGTGGGACATGTCCAAGAGGACTGGCGTCCAGACCTTCCGCAGGGACCACGACCGCTTCTGGGTGCTGGGCGCTCACCCCAACCTCAACCTATTTGCTGCCG GTCATGACAGTGGTATGCTGGTTTTTAAGCTGGAGCGTGAGCGTCCGGCCTACGCTGTGTACGGAAACATGCTCTACTACGTCAAGGACCGCTTCCTGCGACAGCTCGACTTCAGCAGCAGCAAGGACACTGCCGTCATGCAGctccgc AGTGGGTCAAAGTTCCCAGTGTTCAGCATGTCTTACAACCCCGCAGAGAATGCTGTCCTGCTCTGCACT AGGGCAACTAACCTGGAGAACAGCACCTATGACTTGTACTCCATCCCCAAAGAGAGCGACTCTCAGAATCCAGATG CTCCTGAGGGGAAAAGATCCTCTGGTCTGACTGCAGTCTGGGTCGCCAGGAACCGGTTCGCTGTTCTGGACCGCATGCACtcg CTGCTGATCAAGAACCTGAAGAATGAGATTGTGAAGAAGGTACAGGTACCTAGCTGCGAGGAGATCTTCTATGCCGGGACGGGCTCCCTGCTGCTGCGCGACGCAGACGGAGTCACCCTCTTTGACGTGCAGCAGAAACGCTCGCTGGCCACCGTGAAGATCGCCAAGGTCAAGTATGTGGTCTGGAGCGCCGACACCAGCCATGTTGCCCTGCTGGCTAAACACG CCATTATGATCTGCAACAGGAAGCTGGAGAGTCTGTGCAGCATCCATGAGAACATCCGTGTGAAGAGTGGAGCCTGGGATGAGAGTGGAGTCTTCATCTACACCACCTCCAACCACATCAAATACGCCCTCACCTCAGG TGATCATGGTATCATCCGGACTCTGGATCTGCCCATCTACGTAACCCGGGTCAGAGGCAACAGTGTCTATTGTCTTGACCGTGAGTGCAGGCCCCGCGTGCTGAACATTGACCCCACGGAGTACCGCTTCAAACTGGCCCTGGTCAACCGCAAatatgaggag GTGCTGCACATGGTGCGTAACGCCAAGCTGGTTGGCCAGTCCATCATCGCCTACCTGCAGAAGAAAGGCTATCCGGAGGTTGCCCTGCACTTCGTCAAGGATGAAAAGACCCGCTTCAGTCTGGCTTTGGAGTGTGGAAACATTGAG GTGGCGTTGGAGGCTGCCAAGGCTCTGGATGAGAGGGGCTGCTGGGAGCGGCTGGGCGAGGCGGCGCTGCTGCAGGGTCACCACCAGGTCGTGGAGATGTGCTACCAGAGGACCAAGAACTTCGACAAGCTCACCTTCCTCTACCTCATCACCGGCAACCTGGCCAAGCTACGCAAGATGATGAAGATAG ctgaGATCAGAAAGGACATGAGTGGACACTACCAGGGTGCTCTATATCTGGGGGACGTCAGCGAGAGAGTCCGCATCCTGAAGAACTGTGGCCAGA AGTCACTGGCATATCTGACTGCTGCCACCCACGGGATGGACGAAGAAGCGGAAGCCCTGAAAGAGACCTTTGACCCAGAAAAGGACACTGTCCCTGAGGTGGACCCCAATGCCCAGCTGCTGCAGCCGCCACCTCCCATCAACCCCCTGGATACCAACTGGCCCCTGCTCACTGTGTCCAAGGGCTTCTTCGAGGGAGCCATTGCAGCCAAGG GGAAGGCTGGTCAGATGGCTGCAGACATGGATGTTGATGCCCcaggaggagagggctggggagaggacgCAGAGCTTCAGCTGGATGAGG ATGGTTTCATGGATGCCCAGGATGGATTAGGGGAGGAAGGAGGTGCCacgaaggaggagggaggaggctgggaggtagaggaggatctGGACCTGCCTCCAGAGCTG GAGTTGCCAGCTGGTGCCGGAGTAGGGGCTGAAGATGGTTTCTTTGTCCCTCCTACCAAGGGCATGAGCCCCACCCAGCTGTGGTGCAACAACTCCCAGCTCCCTGTGGACCACGTCCTGGCTGGTTCCTTTGAGACCGCCATGAgg TTGCTCCATGACCAGGTTGGGGTGGTGCAGTTCGGGCCCTATAAGCAGCTGTTCATGCAGACTCTATCCCGCGGGAGGACATGCTACCTGGGCCTGCCGTCTCTGCCCTGCCTGCGTGGTAACCCGCAGAGGAACTGGAAAGACTGTGGGGCCAAGCAGGGGCTGCCCGCTGTGGGTCTTCGTCTCTCAGATCTCATTGCCCGCCTGCAGCAGTGCTACCAGCTCACCACTGCCGGCCGCTTTGAGGAGGCCGTTGAACGCTTCCGCACCATCCTGCTGTCTGTGCCACTGCTGGTGGTTGACAACAAGCAGGAGATCGCAGAG GCTCAGCAGCTGATCACAATCTGCAGAGAATACATTGTTGGCCTCACCATGGAAACGGAAAGGAAAAAGTTGCCTAAAGACACATTGGACCAGCAGAAGAGGCTGTGTGAG ATGGCAGCTTACTTCACCCACTGCAGTCTCCAGCCAGTCCACATGGTCCTTGTCTTACGTACAGCACTAAATCTATTCTTTAAACTGAAGAACTTCAAGACAGCTGCCAGTTTTGCCCGTCGTCTGCTTGAACTAGGACCCAAACCAGAGGTGGCACAGCAG ACACGCAAGATCTTGGCAGCATGCGAGAAGACGCTGACCGATGCCCACCAGCTGAACTACGACCCCCACAATCCATTTGACCTGTGCGCTGCCTCGTACACGCCCCTGTACCGTGGACGCCCAGTGGAGAAGTGTCCCCTCTCTGGGGCCTGCTATTGCCCCCCCTACAAGGGCCAGGTCTGCAGGGTCACACAG GTGACTGAGATCGGAAAGGATGTGATTGGTCTGCGTGTCAGCCCTCTGCAGTTTCGTTAG